A single region of the Changchengzhania lutea genome encodes:
- a CDS encoding ethylbenzene dehydrogenase-related protein produces the protein MKTPKLVSALFIMAIFFAGCTHDDYVPITGPDDGGIGESPDELLVKKFSTAPTFDGDIDDVWSEARPLINKATVTPAGDREITLNSSSGGDLSLEPTDLMDPYTGESYSYSLRGGHDGQYLYLLFEWEDDTDSQDRESWFFNPITSKWQQENKYANHKNDKFYEDKFGFMFPIGNPAGFNEGTCTVTCHSGLADPQPGEKVTRHYMKNEGELADFWHWKRDRHALAEACDDGFVQWEDDFGKASANGRKNDEGISPYANNQTFEDAVTGMKGPKYVIPNRENYYWIAQSEIDGGTAKAVTAIALDGTITHEGGTIDPNGDPAYSQGFGNKRIPSIIINPAGQGNDGRSEVQVKAIHTGSGWQLEIRRLLYTGDPTDAEFKIGETIPFGLAIFNNAAIGHGQTNFLSMKIEN, from the coding sequence ATGAAAACACCAAAATTAGTTTCTGCGCTATTTATTATGGCAATATTTTTTGCAGGCTGTACCCACGACGATTATGTTCCAATCACTGGACCAGATGATGGAGGTATTGGTGAAAGCCCAGACGAATTACTAGTAAAAAAATTCTCTACAGCTCCAACTTTCGATGGAGATATTGACGATGTTTGGAGTGAAGCCAGGCCTTTAATAAATAAGGCAACTGTTACGCCCGCAGGTGATAGAGAAATCACTTTAAATTCATCAAGTGGAGGTGACTTATCATTAGAACCTACAGATTTAATGGATCCCTACACTGGCGAAAGTTACAGCTACTCTTTAAGGGGCGGTCATGATGGTCAATACTTATACCTATTATTTGAATGGGAAGATGATACTGATAGTCAAGACAGAGAATCTTGGTTCTTTAACCCTATTACAAGTAAATGGCAACAAGAAAACAAATACGCCAATCATAAAAATGATAAATTTTATGAAGATAAATTTGGTTTTATGTTCCCAATAGGGAATCCTGCTGGATTTAATGAAGGCACATGTACGGTTACTTGTCATAGTGGTTTAGCCGATCCCCAACCAGGAGAAAAAGTGACTAGACACTACATGAAAAATGAAGGCGAATTGGCCGATTTCTGGCACTGGAAACGTGACAGACATGCATTAGCTGAAGCTTGTGATGATGGTTTTGTACAATGGGAAGACGATTTTGGAAAAGCGTCAGCTAACGGAAGAAAAAATGATGAGGGTATCTCTCCTTATGCAAATAATCAAACATTTGAAGATGCTGTAACAGGAATGAAAGGACCAAAATATGTAATACCTAATAGAGAAAACTACTATTGGATTGCACAATCTGAAATTGATGGTGGAACTGCAAAAGCAGTGACTGCAATTGCATTAGATGGTACCATAACACATGAAGGCGGAACAATTGATCCTAACGGAGATCCTGCATATTCGCAAGGATTTGGTAACAAAAGAATACCAAGTATTATAATTAATCCTGCCGGACAAGGAAATGATGGTAGATCTGAAGTACAAGTGAAAGCTATACATACTGGTTCTGGATGGCAATTAGAAATTAGAAGATTACTATATACTGGCGACCCTACAGATGCTGAATTTAAAATTGGAGAAACCATACCTTTTGGATTGGCAATTTTTAATAATGCTGCAATTGGCCATGGTCAAACTAACTTCTTATCAATGAAAATTGAAAATTAG
- a CDS encoding DUF6088 family protein: MSIDDQIENRISKAKEGTIFFADDFGDIGSQSAIHTTLHRLEKRKVLSRVSHGIYAKPKVSELLNQEILPSAEEVALAIAKRDKAKLLPSGSYAQYALGMSTQIPLKLVYYTDGKARTIKVGNRTIQFRRTTPKNLALKSEVGRLVVQALRDIGKDKLTLQEEEKIISLLKKEDIKDLKHDIALAPQWIAEIMAKAL, translated from the coding sequence ATGAGCATAGATGATCAAATTGAAAACAGGATAAGCAAGGCAAAAGAAGGAACTATTTTTTTTGCTGATGATTTTGGCGATATAGGTAGTCAAAGTGCTATACATACAACCCTGCATAGGTTAGAAAAAAGGAAAGTACTGTCTAGGGTCTCTCATGGTATATATGCCAAACCAAAAGTAAGTGAATTGCTAAATCAGGAAATATTACCTTCTGCAGAAGAAGTTGCTTTAGCGATTGCTAAAAGAGATAAGGCTAAATTATTACCTTCGGGTAGTTATGCGCAATATGCTCTGGGTATGTCAACCCAAATACCATTAAAGTTAGTTTATTATACAGATGGTAAGGCGAGAACAATCAAGGTAGGTAATAGAACCATACAATTTAGAAGAACAACTCCAAAAAATCTAGCGTTAAAGAGTGAAGTGGGAAGACTTGTTGTACAAGCTCTTCGCGATATTGGAAAAGACAAACTAACTTTACAGGAAGAAGAAAAAATCATAAGTTTATTGAAAAAAGAGGATATTAAAGATTTAAAACATGATATAGCATTGGCACCACAATGGATTGCAGAAATCATGGCAAAAGCACTATAA
- a CDS encoding SRPBCC family protein, translating into MKDVIKKEVVFNHSIDKVWSAISRAEEISTWFIKADFKAEKGYNYTFTASEEKGCLTITGEVKQSNPYVLIYTWIVENTNVETTVKWDLESTKSGTKLFLEHSGISNYEGDTAIAMFESFNGGWDGCINQLTDYLKETVNAG; encoded by the coding sequence ATGAAAGATGTTATTAAAAAAGAAGTCGTATTTAACCACTCCATAGACAAAGTATGGAGCGCTATATCAAGAGCCGAGGAAATCTCGACATGGTTTATTAAAGCCGATTTTAAAGCAGAGAAAGGTTATAATTACACCTTTACGGCTAGCGAAGAAAAGGGATGTTTGACTATCACAGGAGAAGTCAAACAATCCAATCCCTATGTCTTAATTTATACTTGGATCGTTGAAAACACCAACGTAGAAACCACTGTAAAATGGGATTTAGAATCGACCAAATCGGGCACGAAATTATTTTTAGAGCACTCTGGCATATCCAATTACGAAGGTGACACGGCCATAGCCATGTTTGAAAGTTTCAATGGTGGCTGGGACGGATGCATCAACCAATTAACAGACTATTTAAAAGAAACCGTTAATGCAGGATAA
- the dnaE gene encoding DNA polymerase III subunit alpha produces the protein MYLIFDTETTGLPKRWDAPITDTDNWPRCIQIAWQLHDGMGNCMEHQDYLVQPDGFNIPYDAEKIHGISTELAQEQGIPLAEVLEKFNEALSKTQFVVGQNVKFDLNIMGAEFVRGAVANLLQELPVLDTCTEHTASLCQIPGGRYGKFKLPTLTELHEFLFNQPFAEAHNATADVEATTRCFFELLRLEEYTKEQLDVQPDYFEKFKKENPNEIQLIGLKHINLKKESAKILERIKKYQTSNVSSQEIKQNISELKAVEFAHLHNHSQFSVLQSTISVTDLVASAAEYQMPAVALTDHANMMGAFHFVRAVGAHNRVVTAKNEAAVEKGDTPTAKVIKPILGCEFFVCENHLDKTRKDNGYQVVFLAKNKNGYHNLAKLSSHAFVNGFYYLPRIDKKLVEQYKEDLIVLTGNLYGEVPSKILNVGENQAEEALLWWKEQFGDDLYIELMRHNQEDENRVNPVLIEFSKKHDIKLVASNNTYYCNKEDANAHDILLCVKDGEKQATPIGRGRGYRYGLPNQDYYFKSSDEMKTLFKDVPEAISNIQEVVDKVEAYELAREVLLPAFDIPEKFKDDADAADGGKRGENAYLRHLTYEGAKKRYPELTEAIKERLDFELSVIENTGYPGYFLIVEDFIREARNMDVSVGPGRGSAAGSVVAYCLWITNIDPLKYDLLFERFLNPDRISMPDIDIDFDDEGRSRVMDYVINKYGSNQVAQIITYGTMAAKSSIRDTARVLDLPLFDADRIAKLIPTMSKLGKIFGLSEKELGSKFRAEDLEKVNELLNIADGDDLQAETVNLARTLEGSVRNTGIHACGVIITPDDITKFVPVATAKDSDLYVTQFDNSVVEDAGLLKMDFLGLKTLTLIKDTVKIVKAKHDILLDPDSFPLDDDKTYELFQRGETVGVFQYESPGMQKHLKDLKPTVFEDLIAMNALYRPGPMEYIPSFVRRKHGDEAIEYDLPAMEEYLKETYGITVYQEQVMLLSQKLAGFTKGEADVLRKAMGKKQIAVLDKMKPKFVEQASANGHDAKVLEKVWKDWEAFASYAFNKSHSTCYAWIAYQTAYLKAHYPAEYMAAVLSNNMNDIKQVTFFMEECKRMKLDVLGPDVNESFYKFSVNKDYAVRFGMGAIKGVGHGAVMTIVKNRKEDGHYKSIFDFAKRIDLRAANKKAFENLALAGGFDGLGSTHRAQYFHDDGDGITFLEKAIKYAHKHQENENSAQVSLFGDASDVQIAEPQVPPCEEWGTMEKLSKEREVVGVYISGHPLDDFKTEMKTFCNGTVGMFANLEPYVNRELVFGGVVTDVQHRVSKQGKGWALFTIEDYTDSFEFRIFGEDYLKFRHFLMKNNFVFVKSFIREGWVNKDTGKKSDPRLQFNNFQLLHDVMENYAKKLSIQVNVKDLSEQKIIALKELINMHPGNQLLNFLVYDTTEKIKLTMPSRKQKVKVSQELISELEAQDVRFKLN, from the coding sequence ATGTACTTAATTTTCGACACCGAAACCACAGGATTACCAAAACGTTGGGATGCCCCAATTACAGATACAGACAATTGGCCAAGATGCATTCAAATAGCATGGCAATTGCATGATGGTATGGGTAACTGTATGGAACATCAGGATTATTTGGTGCAACCTGACGGGTTTAATATTCCTTATGATGCTGAGAAAATCCATGGTATTTCTACCGAATTAGCACAAGAACAAGGTATTCCGTTAGCTGAGGTATTAGAAAAATTCAACGAAGCTTTAAGTAAAACCCAATTTGTTGTCGGTCAAAACGTCAAGTTTGATTTAAACATTATGGGGGCGGAGTTTGTTAGAGGTGCTGTTGCAAATTTATTACAGGAATTGCCAGTTTTGGATACCTGTACCGAGCATACGGCTAGTTTATGCCAGATTCCTGGAGGGCGATATGGAAAGTTCAAATTACCAACGCTTACCGAACTTCACGAATTTTTATTTAATCAACCCTTTGCAGAAGCCCACAACGCCACTGCCGATGTGGAGGCCACCACGCGTTGCTTTTTCGAACTCCTGCGACTGGAAGAATACACGAAGGAACAGCTAGATGTTCAACCTGATTATTTTGAAAAGTTTAAAAAGGAAAACCCTAATGAGATTCAACTCATTGGTTTAAAACATATCAATCTAAAAAAGGAAAGCGCAAAAATTCTTGAGCGCATTAAAAAATATCAAACATCTAATGTTTCATCACAAGAGATAAAGCAAAACATATCGGAATTAAAAGCTGTCGAATTTGCGCATTTGCATAACCATTCACAGTTTTCGGTATTACAATCTACTATCAGTGTTACCGATTTAGTGGCCTCTGCGGCAGAGTATCAAATGCCTGCGGTTGCCTTAACAGATCATGCTAATATGATGGGGGCTTTCCATTTTGTGAGAGCAGTTGGCGCTCATAATAGGGTGGTAACAGCAAAAAATGAAGCGGCTGTTGAAAAAGGAGATACACCTACGGCTAAAGTCATTAAACCCATTCTAGGGTGTGAGTTCTTTGTATGCGAAAATCATCTAGACAAAACTAGAAAAGACAACGGGTATCAAGTGGTATTTTTGGCGAAAAACAAAAATGGCTATCACAACCTCGCAAAATTGTCGTCCCATGCCTTCGTTAATGGGTTTTACTATTTACCGCGAATCGATAAAAAGTTAGTTGAACAATACAAGGAAGACCTAATTGTCCTTACAGGAAATTTATATGGTGAAGTGCCGAGTAAGATTCTAAATGTAGGCGAGAACCAAGCGGAAGAGGCGTTATTATGGTGGAAAGAACAATTTGGTGACGATTTATATATTGAGTTGATGCGCCATAACCAAGAAGATGAAAACCGTGTTAATCCTGTGCTCATCGAGTTTTCAAAAAAGCATGACATAAAATTGGTCGCTTCAAACAACACGTATTATTGTAATAAGGAAGATGCCAATGCACATGATATTTTATTATGTGTTAAAGATGGTGAAAAGCAAGCGACTCCCATAGGAAGAGGGCGTGGCTATCGCTATGGATTACCAAATCAAGACTATTATTTCAAGTCTTCTGATGAAATGAAAACCTTGTTTAAGGACGTTCCTGAGGCCATCAGTAATATACAGGAAGTGGTCGATAAGGTTGAAGCCTATGAGTTAGCACGTGAAGTCTTATTGCCTGCTTTTGATATTCCGGAAAAATTTAAGGATGACGCTGATGCAGCTGATGGTGGTAAACGTGGGGAAAATGCCTATTTAAGACATCTTACATATGAAGGTGCAAAAAAGAGATATCCGGAATTAACAGAAGCCATTAAAGAACGACTGGATTTTGAGTTAAGTGTTATTGAAAACACAGGCTATCCTGGGTATTTTTTGATTGTAGAGGATTTTATCCGTGAAGCCAGAAATATGGATGTGTCCGTGGGCCCAGGTCGTGGTTCGGCAGCAGGGTCTGTGGTCGCTTATTGTCTTTGGATTACAAATATAGACCCTCTTAAATACGATTTGCTTTTTGAGCGGTTCTTAAATCCGGATCGGATTAGTATGCCAGATATTGATATTGATTTTGATGATGAAGGCAGAAGCCGTGTCATGGATTATGTAATCAATAAATACGGAAGTAACCAGGTGGCGCAAATTATCACCTATGGCACTATGGCGGCGAAGTCGTCTATTCGCGATACTGCACGGGTATTGGATTTACCATTATTTGATGCCGATAGAATTGCGAAACTCATTCCAACCATGTCAAAACTCGGAAAGATTTTTGGTCTTTCTGAAAAAGAATTAGGCAGTAAATTTAGAGCTGAAGATTTAGAAAAGGTCAATGAGCTCTTAAATATTGCAGACGGCGATGATTTACAGGCTGAAACTGTAAATCTCGCCAGAACATTGGAAGGCTCCGTGCGAAATACAGGAATCCATGCCTGTGGAGTCATTATCACGCCAGATGATATTACCAAATTTGTACCTGTGGCAACCGCGAAGGATTCCGATCTGTATGTCACCCAGTTTGATAACTCGGTTGTGGAAGATGCAGGTTTGCTTAAAATGGATTTTTTAGGATTAAAAACACTGACCTTAATCAAGGATACGGTTAAAATCGTTAAAGCCAAACATGATATTTTATTGGATCCGGATTCGTTTCCTTTAGATGATGACAAGACGTATGAGCTTTTTCAGCGGGGAGAAACGGTTGGTGTATTTCAGTATGAATCTCCCGGAATGCAAAAGCACCTTAAAGATTTAAAACCAACGGTGTTTGAAGATTTAATAGCCATGAACGCGCTGTATCGACCAGGACCGATGGAGTATATTCCGAGTTTCGTTCGCAGAAAACATGGCGATGAGGCTATTGAGTACGATTTGCCAGCGATGGAAGAGTACTTAAAAGAAACCTATGGTATTACAGTCTATCAAGAGCAGGTGATGCTGTTGTCACAAAAACTAGCTGGATTCACCAAGGGTGAAGCCGATGTATTGCGTAAGGCGATGGGTAAAAAACAAATTGCGGTACTTGATAAAATGAAACCCAAATTTGTAGAGCAAGCCAGTGCCAATGGACATGATGCCAAAGTTCTGGAAAAAGTTTGGAAAGATTGGGAAGCCTTCGCGAGTTATGCATTTAACAAATCGCACTCTACTTGTTATGCTTGGATAGCCTATCAAACAGCCTATTTAAAAGCACATTATCCAGCAGAATATATGGCGGCGGTTTTATCTAATAACATGAACGATATCAAACAGGTGACTTTTTTCATGGAAGAATGTAAACGCATGAAATTGGATGTTCTGGGTCCCGATGTGAACGAGTCATTTTATAAATTTTCGGTAAATAAAGATTACGCAGTCCGCTTTGGTATGGGCGCCATTAAAGGTGTGGGTCACGGAGCGGTAATGACCATTGTTAAAAACAGAAAAGAGGATGGTCATTATAAATCTATTTTTGATTTTGCAAAACGCATAGATTTACGTGCGGCAAATAAAAAAGCCTTCGAAAATTTGGCTTTAGCTGGTGGTTTTGATGGATTAGGCTCTACCCACAGAGCACAATATTTTCATGATGATGGTGATGGGATCACCTTTTTAGAAAAAGCCATCAAGTATGCGCATAAACATCAGGAAAATGAAAATTCGGCTCAAGTCAGTTTGTTTGGAGATGCTAGCGATGTGCAGATTGCCGAACCCCAAGTGCCACCTTGTGAAGAGTGGGGCACTATGGAAAAGTTAAGTAAGGAACGCGAAGTGGTTGGGGTTTATATTTCTGGACATCCGTTGGATGATTTTAAAACGGAAATGAAAACCTTTTGCAACGGCACCGTGGGCATGTTTGCTAATCTAGAGCCTTATGTAAATAGAGAGCTTGTTTTTGGCGGTGTGGTTACCGATGTGCAACACCGGGTGAGCAAGCAAGGAAAAGGTTGGGCCTTATTTACTATTGAAGATTATACCGATAGTTTTGAGTTCAGGATATTTGGAGAAGACTATTTGAAGTTTAGACACTTTTTAATGAAGAATAATTTTGTGTTTGTTAAATCATTTATTCGTGAAGGTTGGGTGAATAAAGATACAGGTAAGAAAAGCGACCCCAGATTACAATTCAACAATTTTCAGTTGCTCCATGACGTGATGGAAAATTATGCGAAGAAATTGTCAATACAGGTGAATGTTAAAGATTTGAGCGAACAAAAAATTATTGCGCTAAAGGAATTGATAAATATGCACCCTGGAAATCAACTACTGAATTTTTTAGTGTATGATACTACAGAAAAAATTAAACTAACCATGCCCAGTAGAAAACAAAAGGTGAAAGTTTCTCAAGAACTTATTAGTGAATTGGAAGCACAGGATGTTAGGTTTAAGTTGAATTGA
- the trxA gene encoding thioredoxin: MALEITDATFEETVLKSDKPVLVDFWAAWCGPCRMVGPIIEEISGEYDGKAIVGKVDVDANQEFAAKYGVRNIPTVLVFQNGEVVGRQVGVAPKNAYTEAIDALL; the protein is encoded by the coding sequence ATGGCATTAGAAATAACAGATGCAACGTTTGAAGAAACGGTATTAAAAAGCGATAAACCCGTACTTGTTGATTTTTGGGCGGCGTGGTGTGGGCCATGTAGAATGGTTGGACCAATTATTGAAGAGATTAGTGGGGAGTACGACGGTAAAGCCATTGTTGGAAAAGTAGATGTAGATGCAAATCAAGAATTTGCTGCTAAATACGGGGTGCGTAATATCCCGACGGTTTTAGTTTTTCAGAATGGAGAAGTCGTAGGTCGTCAAGTAGGAGTCGCTCCAAAAAATGCCTATACCGAAGCGATTGATGCGCTTTTATAA
- a CDS encoding site-specific integrase: MRTSSTFSILFWIYGKRAVNNKANIYIRVTLNGQRVNISLKKKINVDTWDEKLQRAKGTGKDSRILNLYLNEVQSKVYRIYEDFKRQEMPFTSQMVKAKFLGEDRTRFSFQNLIDYHNEKMQHKLHKNTMGQYKTSQRYMVEYILKEYKVTDILLSELDYSFVISFEDFLRSYIPKSGQSKIGNNTAMKHIKRLRRMVTLAYQMEWIDRDPFVNFKIKIEKKEREFLIGEELQNIENLSSKIERLVVVKDLFVFSCYTGISYSDIVRLTAVNIVKGIDGLSWISAKRTKTGTPFKIPLLPKASILIDKYKNDFRTSNNDNLLPKLSNQKLNSYLKEIADLCGIKKNLTFHMARHTFATTVTLSNGVPIETVSKLLGHTKLATTQIYARVVEKKVSQDMEKLKLILE; encoded by the coding sequence ATGCGAACTTCTTCAACATTTTCTATCCTATTTTGGATATACGGCAAACGTGCCGTAAACAACAAAGCGAATATTTATATTAGGGTTACCCTAAACGGTCAACGTGTCAACATCAGTCTCAAAAAGAAAATCAATGTTGACACTTGGGACGAAAAACTACAGAGAGCAAAGGGAACTGGTAAAGATTCCCGTATTTTAAACCTCTATTTGAACGAAGTACAATCAAAGGTATATCGGATTTACGAAGATTTCAAAAGGCAAGAAATGCCTTTTACTTCTCAAATGGTCAAAGCTAAATTTTTAGGCGAGGACAGAACGCGTTTTTCTTTTCAAAATCTTATTGACTATCATAATGAAAAGATGCAGCACAAGTTGCATAAAAATACTATGGGTCAATATAAGACCAGTCAAAGGTATATGGTAGAGTATATTTTAAAGGAATATAAAGTTACTGATATTCTTCTCTCTGAACTTGATTATAGTTTTGTAATAAGTTTTGAAGATTTTCTGCGCTCCTATATTCCAAAGAGTGGCCAATCTAAAATTGGGAATAATACGGCTATGAAACATATTAAACGATTACGTAGAATGGTTACTCTTGCCTATCAGATGGAATGGATTGATAGAGATCCATTTGTCAATTTTAAAATAAAGATTGAAAAGAAAGAACGAGAATTTCTTATTGGCGAGGAATTACAAAATATTGAGAATTTATCCTCCAAGATTGAACGTCTGGTAGTTGTTAAGGATTTATTTGTTTTTAGTTGCTATACAGGTATTTCTTATAGTGATATCGTTCGATTGACAGCCGTGAATATAGTAAAGGGAATAGATGGTCTTTCTTGGATATCGGCGAAGAGGACAAAGACAGGAACACCTTTTAAAATACCTTTACTTCCTAAGGCTAGTATCTTAATCGATAAGTATAAAAATGATTTTAGAACTTCTAATAATGATAATCTTCTACCTAAATTGTCCAATCAAAAATTGAATAGCTACCTAAAGGAAATAGCAGACCTTTGCGGTATCAAGAAGAACCTTACTTTTCATATGGCGCGTCACACCTTTGCCACAACTGTAACTTTAAGTAATGGTGTGCCAATAGAAACCGTTTCAAAACTTTTGGGTCATACAAAGCTGGCAACAACCCAAATCTACGCTAGAGTAGTGGAAAAAAAGGTAAGTCAGGACATGGAAAAACTAAAATTGATATTGGAGTGA
- a CDS encoding DUF58 domain-containing protein has protein sequence MDLQHELNKVGGFKNLELLAKQVVEGFISGMHKSPFHGFSAEFAEHKIYNQGESTRHIDWKLYAKTDKLYTKRYDDETNLRCHIILDNSSSMHFPDVQDFSLTHLNKIGFSVLAAASLMHILKKQRDAVGLSIYSDAYDYYAPEKGSERHHQMLINHLSESVISKPVNKQTETYRYLHQIAEKTHRRSLIFLFTDMFQTSEDDAKLFEALRHLKYNKHEVVLFHVFDKLKELHFDFDNKPKRFIDVETGEHINLYADGIKDNYQKAVRSYFHVLRLKCAQYKIKYVEADINGGFNKILTTYMVERQKFI, from the coding sequence ATGGATTTACAACATGAACTGAATAAAGTTGGCGGGTTTAAAAACTTAGAATTACTTGCTAAACAAGTGGTTGAAGGTTTTATTTCTGGCATGCATAAAAGTCCGTTTCATGGTTTTTCAGCAGAATTTGCAGAGCATAAGATTTACAATCAAGGTGAGAGCACGCGCCATATTGATTGGAAATTATACGCAAAAACAGATAAGCTGTATACCAAGCGTTATGATGACGAAACCAATTTGCGCTGTCATATTATATTAGATAATAGCAGCTCGATGCATTTTCCCGATGTGCAGGACTTCTCGTTAACCCATCTCAACAAAATTGGCTTTTCGGTTTTAGCTGCTGCGTCTTTAATGCACATTTTAAAGAAGCAGCGCGATGCTGTAGGGTTAAGTATCTATAGTGATGCTTATGATTATTATGCGCCAGAAAAGGGGAGTGAGCGGCATCATCAAATGTTGATAAATCATCTTAGTGAATCTGTAATTTCCAAACCTGTGAATAAGCAAACGGAGACGTACAGATACTTACATCAAATTGCTGAGAAAACTCATAGACGGTCCTTGATATTTCTTTTTACGGATATGTTTCAAACGTCTGAGGACGACGCTAAGCTTTTTGAAGCCCTAAGACATTTAAAATATAATAAGCATGAAGTGGTCCTGTTTCATGTGTTTGATAAATTGAAAGAACTCCATTTTGATTTTGATAATAAGCCAAAGCGGTTTATTGATGTGGAGACTGGGGAGCATATTAATTTATACGCTGATGGCATAAAGGACAATTATCAAAAAGCTGTAAGAAGCTATTTTCATGTATTACGCTTAAAATGTGCGCAGTATAAGATTAAATATGTTGAGGCAGATATTAATGGCGGTTTCAATAAGATCCTCACCACCTATATGGTAGAACGTCAAAAATTTATTTGA
- a CDS encoding ArsR/SmtB family transcription factor, whose protein sequence is MQDKITKLFKAIADPTRRDIFHALVIATSALSITQISSQFDITRQGVTKHIKTLEDAGLVNINAKGRERFCNANPKQLQEVNKWLQFYEQFWDGSLQNLGDYLDNKV, encoded by the coding sequence ATGCAGGATAAGATTACCAAACTATTTAAGGCCATTGCAGACCCAACAAGGCGTGACATATTTCACGCCTTGGTAATTGCGACCTCAGCATTATCGATCACCCAAATATCGAGCCAGTTCGATATTACCAGACAAGGTGTTACCAAACATATTAAAACGCTTGAAGACGCTGGATTGGTAAATATCAATGCGAAAGGACGTGAGCGTTTTTGCAATGCCAATCCAAAACAACTTCAAGAAGTTAATAAATGGTTGCAATTCTATGAGCAGTTCTGGGATGGATCACTTCAGAATTTAGGGGATTACTTGGATAATAAAGTTTAA
- a CDS encoding ClpP family protease, with the protein MSKNNKVQNAIDSKLIEARKVFLWGQVDDSSAKHVISRLMYLDALETKEIHLYINSPGGFVTSGFAIYDCIKSLKSDVSTICTGFAASMGSIILSAGKKGKRFIQPHARVMIHQPSGGARGPASDIEITAQEILKTKELSAQILADNCGQDIKKILKDFNRDHWMGADESVEYGIVDKVI; encoded by the coding sequence ATGAGTAAAAATAATAAAGTTCAGAACGCTATAGATAGCAAATTAATTGAAGCGCGTAAAGTATTTTTGTGGGGACAGGTAGATGATAGCTCTGCAAAACACGTAATATCCCGTTTGATGTATTTAGATGCCTTGGAGACAAAAGAGATCCATTTGTACATTAACAGCCCAGGTGGTTTTGTAACTTCTGGATTTGCAATATATGATTGTATTAAGTCACTTAAAAGCGATGTGTCTACCATATGCACCGGTTTTGCAGCATCGATGGGATCTATTATTTTATCGGCAGGAAAAAAGGGGAAGCGTTTTATACAACCGCATGCGCGTGTGATGATACATCAGCCAAGTGGTGGTGCTCGCGGACCAGCCAGTGATATAGAGATTACAGCGCAGGAAATTTTAAAAACCAAAGAGTTAAGTGCCCAGATTTTAGCGGATAACTGCGGGCAGGACATCAAGAAAATTTTGAAAGATTTTAATAGAGACCATTGGATGGGGGCTGATGAATCTGTTGAATATGGTATTGTTGATAAGGTAATCTAA
- a CDS encoding nucleotidyl transferase AbiEii/AbiGii toxin family protein, producing the protein MGVIDFYKLKPSQKKEIFEAIGSQKGIPDFAVEKDWWVVQTLNIIFQMDVKDHLLFKGGTSLSKAWDLIERFSEDIDLALSREYLGFDSGLISKTQVRKLRAKSFEYVTTTFYKALQEAFKKYGFEDVTFGFENLGDGDQDPVSILVEYPYVTEYKEYVLPRVKVELGSRSLIDPHRYNILLISGQHLY; encoded by the coding sequence ATGGGAGTAATAGATTTTTACAAGTTAAAACCCAGTCAAAAAAAAGAAATATTTGAGGCTATTGGAAGTCAAAAAGGAATTCCAGATTTTGCTGTTGAAAAAGATTGGTGGGTAGTACAAACATTGAACATCATTTTTCAAATGGATGTGAAAGACCACTTGCTCTTTAAAGGTGGTACATCATTAAGCAAAGCATGGGACTTAATCGAAAGATTTTCAGAAGATATTGATTTAGCACTAAGCAGAGAATATCTAGGCTTCGACTCAGGGCTTATTAGTAAAACACAAGTAAGGAAATTAAGAGCGAAGTCTTTTGAATATGTTACTACAACCTTTTACAAAGCATTACAAGAAGCATTTAAAAAATATGGTTTTGAAGACGTTACTTTTGGTTTTGAAAATTTGGGAGATGGAGATCAAGATCCAGTATCAATTTTAGTGGAATATCCTTATGTGACAGAATATAAAGAGTATGTACTTCCAAGAGTAAAAGTAGAATTGGGAAGTCGTTCCTTAATCGACCCACATAGGTACAACATTTTGCTAATTTCAGGGCAACATTTGTATTGA